Proteins from one Romboutsia sp. CE17 genomic window:
- a CDS encoding protein-ADP-ribose hydrolase, translating into MNWRDYSKDIDLFEEFNKDVKLMSKLEKYRAVRVLIDYFSRAGIWDINTLPDTYDLRRRVLQGLLNVYPPQKIDSTYLELLERLLLTESKEKDITNVEDILEVDKDIAIFTGDITTIKADAIVNAANSNLLGCIQPLHTCIDNAIHSSAGPRLREDCNKIIKRQGHLEYTGSAKITRGYCLPSKYIIHTVGPIVSSNVVTKEQEKQLASCYKSCLDISKDIDDIKNIVFCCISTGAFGYPKEDAAKIAINTVRHWKYNNADKDIKIIFNVFSDNDEEIYRKLLME; encoded by the coding sequence ATGAATTGGAGAGATTACTCTAAAGATATAGACTTATTTGAAGAATTTAATAAAGATGTAAAGCTTATGTCAAAATTAGAAAAATATAGAGCAGTTAGAGTATTAATTGATTATTTTTCAAGAGCTGGTATTTGGGATATAAATACATTACCGGATACATATGATTTACGAAGAAGAGTTCTTCAAGGGCTTCTAAATGTATATCCGCCACAAAAGATTGATTCTACGTATCTTGAATTACTTGAAAGATTATTATTAACAGAATCTAAAGAGAAAGATATTACGAATGTAGAAGATATTTTAGAAGTAGATAAAGATATTGCTATATTTACAGGAGATATCACTACAATAAAAGCTGATGCAATTGTTAATGCAGCTAATAGTAATCTATTAGGTTGTATACAACCATTACATACATGTATAGATAATGCAATTCATTCATCTGCAGGTCCTAGATTAAGGGAAGATTGCAATAAAATAATAAAAAGGCAAGGTCATCTAGAATATACAGGATCAGCAAAAATTACAAGAGGATACTGTTTACCATCTAAATATATAATTCATACAGTTGGTCCAATTGTTTCTAGTAATGTAGTTACTAAAGAGCAAGAAAAGCAATTAGCTTCTTGTTATAAATCTTGTCTTGATATATCAAAGGACATAGATGATATAAAAAATATAGTTTTCTGTTGTATATCTACAGGAGCTTTTGGGTATCCAAAAGAAGATGCAGCTAAAATAGCTATAAATACAGTTAGACATTGGAAATATAATAATGCAGATAAAGATATAAAGATAATATTTAATGTATTTAGTGATAATGATGAAGAAATATACAGAAAGCTTTTAATGGAATAA
- a CDS encoding NfeD family protein: MRLKLIWLVVALIFGVGELLTTSLTLIWFSIGALIVLVLSSFIKSILLQVFIFSIISISLLVVATKKIVKKDENYKYETNLQGVLSKKGVVKEEILPYQTGIVVIDREEWSAISINNEKIDKGSTVDVIKIEGVKLVVKCATNE; encoded by the coding sequence ATGAGATTGAAACTGATATGGTTAGTAGTAGCATTAATATTTGGAGTTGGAGAATTGCTAACAACGAGTTTAACTTTAATATGGTTTAGTATAGGGGCGTTGATAGTATTAGTTTTGAGTAGTTTTATAAAAAGTATACTACTTCAAGTTTTTATATTTTCGATAATATCGATATCTCTTTTAGTAGTAGCTACGAAAAAGATTGTCAAAAAAGATGAAAATTATAAGTATGAAACCAATCTACAAGGTGTTTTATCTAAAAAAGGGGTTGTAAAAGAAGAAATTCTTCCATACCAAACAGGTATAGTAGTTATTGATAGAGAAGAATGGAGCGCTATAAGCATAAATAATGAAAAAATAGATAAAGGTTCTACTGTCGATGTAATCAAAATAGAGGGAGTAAAACTAGTTGTTAAATGTGCAACTAATGAATAA
- a CDS encoding NifU family protein → MREKVTEVLEKVRPVLQRDGGDVELVDVNEDGIVLVRLKGACQGCPGSTMTIKAVIENLLVKEVPGVKQVIGI, encoded by the coding sequence ATGAGGGAAAAAGTTACAGAAGTACTTGAAAAAGTTAGGCCTGTTCTTCAAAGAGACGGTGGAGATGTTGAATTAGTAGATGTAAATGAAGATGGAATTGTATTAGTTAGATTAAAAGGGGCTTGTCAAGGATGTCCAGGTTCAACAATGACTATAAAAGCTGTAATTGAAAATTTATTAGTTAAAGAAGTTCCAGGTGTAAAACAAGTAATAGGTATATAA
- a CDS encoding substrate-binding domain-containing protein translates to MKLQSSLTPVEVADLLKITKNTVYELIKRGELPSYKIGKKIRVDLVDVENYINFQKNKYTVINNTPAHQDKVDNKTIIISGQDIILDILAKHIEKNIKNISVLRSHIGSYNGLYELYHDRVSISSTHLWDGDLDEYNSSFIKKLLPGIPCTLINLAYRIQGFYVAKGNPKNINTWSDLTKNDVKFINREKGSGTRILIDEKLRILNISSSDINGYTDEESSHLSISSVVSRGSADVGVGNEKVALQVNSIDFIPLQKERYDLVIKKEHLSSCTYKSILSIINSIEFKNEIKGLGGYDISDTGKIISDF, encoded by the coding sequence ATGAAACTACAATCATCTTTAACACCAGTTGAAGTCGCTGATTTACTAAAAATCACTAAAAATACAGTATATGAATTAATAAAAAGAGGAGAACTTCCATCTTATAAAATTGGAAAAAAAATTCGAGTTGATTTAGTAGACGTAGAAAATTATATTAATTTTCAAAAGAATAAATATACTGTAATAAATAATACACCTGCACACCAAGATAAGGTAGATAATAAAACAATAATTATTTCCGGACAAGATATAATCTTAGATATATTAGCCAAACATATAGAAAAAAATATAAAAAATATATCAGTACTTAGATCGCATATAGGTAGTTATAATGGTTTGTATGAACTCTATCATGATAGAGTTTCTATATCTTCAACACATTTATGGGATGGAGATCTTGATGAGTATAACTCAAGCTTTATAAAAAAACTTCTACCTGGTATACCTTGTACTTTAATAAATTTAGCTTATAGAATACAAGGATTCTATGTTGCTAAAGGTAATCCTAAAAACATTAATACCTGGTCTGATTTAACAAAAAATGATGTTAAGTTTATAAATAGAGAAAAAGGTTCTGGTACTAGAATTTTAATTGATGAAAAGTTAAGAATTTTAAATATAAGCTCATCTGATATAAATGGATATACAGATGAAGAATCTTCACATCTAAGTATTTCTAGTGTAGTTTCTAGAGGTTCTGCAGATGTAGGCGTAGGAAATGAAAAAGTTGCATTACAAGTTAATTCTATAGACTTCATTCCACTTCAAAAAGAGAGATATGATTTAGTTATAAAGAAAGAGCATTTATCTAGCTGTACTTATAAGTCTATTCTTTCTATTATTAATTCAATTGAGTTCAAAAATGAAATTAAAGGTCTAGGTGGATATGATATAAGTGATACAGGTAAAATTATTAGTGATTTTTAA
- a CDS encoding prephenate dehydrogenase has product MKIVIVGLGVIGGSFAMALRESGYNEIYGIDIDEKTIKKAIEMNLIKDGSTNGEYLLKNADLVIISIYPKLIKKFIKENNHNFKDGSIITDTTGIKRLFINEIRDVIPKNVDFIFGHPMAGREKKGLDFASKDVFKNANYILVDTEYNKSKNIDILENIIYSIGFSKIKKVSSQFHDEIISFTSQLPHVLSVALINSDEEGRETGDYIGDSYRDLTRIANINEDLWCELFMGNKENLLNSIDRFINQLYCLKESIENNNDSFLIEQFRKASKRRQKL; this is encoded by the coding sequence AGTTATTGGAGGCTCTTTTGCAATGGCACTTAGAGAATCAGGGTATAATGAAATTTATGGCATTGATATAGATGAAAAAACTATAAAAAAGGCTATTGAAATGAATCTTATAAAAGATGGATCAACTAATGGAGAGTATTTATTAAAGAATGCTGATTTAGTTATAATATCTATTTATCCAAAACTTATAAAAAAATTTATAAAAGAAAATAATCATAATTTTAAAGATGGGTCTATAATAACTGACACAACTGGTATTAAGAGACTATTTATAAATGAGATTAGAGATGTAATACCCAAAAATGTAGATTTTATATTTGGTCACCCAATGGCTGGAAGAGAAAAAAAGGGATTAGATTTTGCTAGCAAAGATGTATTTAAAAATGCTAATTATATATTGGTAGATACTGAGTACAATAAGAGTAAGAATATAGATATATTAGAAAATATAATATATTCCATAGGATTTTCTAAAATCAAAAAGGTAAGCTCTCAATTTCATGACGAAATAATTTCTTTTACATCTCAACTTCCCCATGTTTTGTCAGTAGCATTGATAAATAGCGATGAAGAAGGAAGAGAAACTGGAGATTATATTGGAGATAGTTATAGAGACTTAACCAGAATAGCAAACATAAATGAAGATTTGTGGTGTGAACTATTTATGGGAAATAAGGAAAATCTTTTGAATTCTATAGATAGATTTATTAATCAGCTATATTGCTTAAAAGAGTCCATAGAAAATAATAATGATAGTTTTTTAATTGAACAATTTAGAAAAGCATCTAAACGAAGACAAAAATTATAA
- a CDS encoding SPFH domain-containing protein — protein MSLKYVRVIKQSKVGIVMRLGKFLKIADTGVHFLVPFLDNMAYIIDLREIVIDFPPQPVITKDNVTMQIDTVVYYQITDPARYVFEIANPISAIENLTATTLRNIIGELDLDETLTSRDLINTKMRSILDDATDKWGIKVNRVELKNIMPPEDIQVAMEKQMRAERERRESILQAEGNKASLILQAEGEKQSAILRAEAKKEAMIREAEGEKESAILRAEGEAESIKKIAVAKAEGEAEVIVRVQKATAQGMMDVFKAMKDSNIDDNMLALKSMEALEKVAQGDSTKIVLPSDAVNILGTFKGIKEVLSDENSK, from the coding sequence ATGAGTTTAAAGTATGTTAGAGTAATCAAACAGTCAAAAGTAGGAATAGTAATGAGGCTTGGGAAATTTCTTAAGATAGCAGACACAGGGGTTCATTTTTTAGTTCCATTTTTAGATAATATGGCATACATAATTGATTTAAGAGAAATTGTTATAGATTTTCCACCACAACCAGTTATAACAAAAGATAATGTAACTATGCAAATTGATACAGTGGTTTATTATCAAATAACAGATCCTGCAAGATATGTTTTTGAGATAGCAAATCCAATATCGGCAATAGAGAATTTAACAGCAACAACATTAAGAAATATAATTGGAGAGCTAGACTTAGATGAGACTCTAACATCTAGAGATTTAATAAATACAAAAATGAGATCTATATTAGATGATGCAACTGATAAGTGGGGAATAAAAGTAAATAGAGTTGAACTTAAAAACATAATGCCACCAGAAGATATTCAAGTTGCAATGGAAAAACAGATGAGAGCAGAAAGAGAAAGAAGAGAGTCAATATTACAAGCAGAAGGTAATAAAGCATCTTTGATATTACAAGCAGAAGGTGAAAAACAGTCTGCAATACTTAGAGCAGAAGCCAAAAAAGAAGCTATGATTAGAGAAGCAGAAGGTGAAAAAGAATCAGCTATACTTAGAGCAGAAGGTGAAGCTGAGTCTATTAAAAAAATAGCTGTAGCAAAGGCCGAAGGTGAAGCAGAAGTTATAGTTAGAGTACAAAAAGCTACTGCACAAGGAATGATGGATGTATTTAAGGCTATGAAGGATTCTAATATAGATGATAATATGCTAGCATTAAAATCAATGGAAGCTTTAGAAAAGGTAGCACAAGGAGATTCAACAAAGATAGTATTACCATCAGATGCAGTTAATATATTAGGAACATTTAAAGGAATAAAAGAAGTTTTATCTGATGAAAATAGTAAATAA